From Heteronotia binoei isolate CCM8104 ecotype False Entrance Well chromosome 12, APGP_CSIRO_Hbin_v1, whole genome shotgun sequence, the proteins below share one genomic window:
- the HINFP gene encoding histone H4 transcription factor produces MPPGKVCHKETLVLQCEWDMCTFVVSKMEEFCEHVSKHLQQHLRGKEEDEDEVDSLEEYTCLWQECGFCSPESPADLARHVYFHCYHTKLKQWGLQALRSQSDLTPCQLDFQSRNIIPEIQENFLCLWEYCERVFDNPEWFYRHVEDHSFCTEYKAVGKENHVVFCGWKDCDCSFKGRCKLREHLRSHTQEKVVACPTCGGMFSNNTKFFDHIRRQTALEQQRFQCSHCSKRFATERLLRDHMRNHVNHYKCPLCDMTCPLPSSLRNHIRFRHSEERPFKCNYCDHSCKNLIDLRKHLDTHSKEPAYRCEFETCSFSARSLCSIKLHYRKVHEGDLEPRYKCHVCDKCFTRGNNLTVHLRKKHQFKWPSGHPRFRYKEHEDGYMRLQLVRYESVELTEQLLKDREKQGEVLEDPAQCMVLAGAEGSLQGIILESPAEEAPDADSQAATASRRPPEREAGSPPEQEPGTPSSPIIRVVSRTNERGESETVYYVMANAPSEG; encoded by the exons ATGCCTCCTGGGAAAGTGTGCCATAAAGAAACCCTGGTTCTGCAGTGTGAGTGGGACATGTGCACCTTTGTGGTCTccaagatggaagaattctgcgAGCACGTGTCAAAGCATCTGCAGCAGCATCTCCGCGGGAAAGAGGAGGACGAAGATGAGGTGGATTCTCTGG AAGAATACACCTGTCTGTGGCAGGAGTGTGGCTTCTGTTCTCCAGAGAGTCCCGCCGACCTAGCCCGCCACGTGTACTTCCACTGCTACCACACCAAGCTGAAACAGTGGGGGCTGCAAGCCTTACGGAGCCAGTCGGACCTGACCCCCTGCCAGCTGGACTTCCAGAGCCGGAACATTATTCCTGAGATTCAGGAGAACTTCCTGTGCTTGTGGGAGTACTGTGAG AGAGTTTTTGATAATCCCGAATGGTTCTACAGGCACGTGGAGGATCACAGCTTCTGCACGGAGTATAAGGCAGTCGGGAAGGAAAACCACGTTGTCTTCTGCGGCTGGAAAG ACTGCGACTGCTCCTTCAAAGGCCGTTGCAAGTTGCGGGAACACCTGCGCAGCCACACGCAGGAGAAGGTGGTGGCTTGTCCCACTTGTGGGGGCATGTTCTCCAACAACACCAAGTTTTTTGACCACATCCGTCGTCAAACTGCCCTAGAAC AGCAGCGATTCCAGTGTTCCCACTGCTCAAAAAGATTCGCCACGGAGAGGCTGCTGCGCGATCACATGAGGAACCACG TCAACCACTACAAGTGTCCCCTGTGCGACATGACCTGCCCTCTGCCCTCCTCCCTGCGCAATCACATCCGCTTCCGGCACAGCGAGGAGCGGCCCTTCAAGTGCAATTACTGCGACCACAG CTGCAAGAACCTCATTGACCTCCGCAAGCACTTGGACACGCACAGCAAAGAGCCAGCCTACCGCTGTGAGTTCGAGACCTGCAGCTTCAGCGCCCGCTCCCTTTGCTCCATCAAACTGCACTACAGGAAAGTTCACGAG GGCGACTTGGAGCCCCGTTACAAATGCCACGTCTGCGACAAATGCTTCACCCGCGGGAATAACCTCACTGTGCACCTCAGGAAGAAGCACCAGTTCAAGTGGCCGTCGGGCCACCCCCGCTTCAG GTACAAGGAACACGAGGACGGCTACATGCGGCTGCAGTTGGTGCGCTACGAGAGTGTGGAGCTGACGGAGCAGCTGCTGAAGGACCGGGAGAAGCAGGGGGAGGTGCTGGAGGACCCAGCCCAGTGCATGGTGCTGGCGGGGGCGGAGGGCAGCCTGCAGGGCATCATCCTGGAATCCCCGGCGGAGGAAGCCCCCGACGCGGACTCGCAGGCGGCCACGGCTTCCCGGCGCCCCCCCGAGCGAGAGGCCGGCTCGCCGCCCGAGCAGGAGCCCGGCACGCCTTCCAGCCCCATCATCCGCGTGGTGAGCAGGACCAACGAGCGCGGGGAGAGCGAGACGGTGTACTACGTGATGGCCAACGCGCCCTCGGAGGGCTGA